A region of Syngnathoides biaculeatus isolate LvHL_M chromosome 20, ASM1980259v1, whole genome shotgun sequence DNA encodes the following proteins:
- the LOC133493861 gene encoding uncharacterized protein LOC133493861 isoform X6, whose product MPICGAVGCSNRRGVNKDVSFYKTPKIITNQGDEAQILSEQRRRLWKKVVNRNDITTEEQWDRTLVCSRHFVNGEKAYLHSNTSPSWVPSLNLEPMLNPGAARSIFIDRFAEQDKGTQQPQLPGNAPVSDASCGCHRSSSSTKRRRANCAAQSKRRLVKEMLSPVIHVVGDQEMSPDLEQAAARCTEYLGLHEIDNPSIFEDEARLGESSSAMLPPDFHCKCCRHAIAVKDASMQTDIDLIIEAVPKDHTHSQKLEDITDPVSKTDAAQDRRKCCDRHVKMCARRTGEYKEEVRVPKKEEEPCQLPDAVFNLQPRIVLRRAALVTSHPATDRRQV is encoded by the exons atgCCTATTTGCGGTGCTGTGGGTTGCTCAAACAGACGTGGGGTGAACAAAGATGTCAGTTTTTATAAAACTCCTAAAATTATCACTAATCAAGGTGATGAAGCACAAATTCTCAGTGAACAGAGACGAAGGTTATGGAAAAAGGTGGTCAATCGTAATGACATCACGACAGAGGAGCAGTGGGATCGGAcacttgtctgctcaagacacttcGTAAATG GAGAGAAAGCTTATCTACATTCCAACACCAGCCCATCGTGGGTGCCAAGTCTTAACCTC GAACCTATGCTCAATCCAGGAGCAGCCCGTTCAATATTCATTGATCGATTTGCTGAGCAGGACAAAGGGACACAACAGCCACAACTGCCGGGAAACGCACCAGTCAGCGATGCCAGTTGTGGATGTCATCGTAGTAGTTCAAGTACAAAGCGACGCAGGGCAAACTGTGCAGCTCAAAGCAAGAGAAGG CTTGTTAAGGAAATGCTTTCCCCTGTCATCCATGTTGTGGGTGATCAGGAAATGTCACCTGATCTAGAACAAGCAGCTGCTCGTTGTACAGAATATCTTGGCCTCCATGAAATAGACAACCCTTCCATTTTTGAGGATGAAGCGAGGCTTGGTGAATCTTCAAGTGCCATGTTGCCTCCAGATTTTCACTGTAAATGCTGCAGGCATGCTATTGCTGTCAAAG ATGCATCAATGCAGACAGATATAGACTTAATAATTGAGGCAGTTCCTAAGGATcacacacattcccaaaaacttgAGGACATCACAGATCCTGTGTCAAAGACCGATGCAGCTCAagat CGCAGAAAGTGTTGTGATCGTCAtgtaaaaatgtgtgcaagaaggACAGGAGAGTACAAGGAAGAAGTTCGAGtaccaaaaaaagaggaggagccTTGTCAACTACCGGACGCTGTGTTCAATCTGCAGCCTCGTATTGTCCTACGCAGAGCAG CATTAGTTACATCccaccctgcgactgaccggcgacaaGTATAG
- the LOC133493861 gene encoding uncharacterized protein LOC133493861 isoform X5 — translation MPICGAVGCSNRRGVNKDVSFYKTPKIITNQGDEAQILSEQRRRLWKKVVNRNDITTEEQWDRTLVCSRHFVNGEKAYLHSNTSPSWVPSLNLEPMLNPGAARSIFIDRFAEQDKGTQQPQLPGNAPVSDASCGCHRSSSSTKRRRANCAAQSKRRLVKEMLSPVIHVVGDQEMSPDLEQAAARCTEYLGLHEIDNPSIFEDEARLGESSSAMLPPDFHCKCCRHAIAVKDASMQTDIDLIIEAVPKDHTHSQKLEDITDPVSKTDAAQDRRKCCDRHVKMCARRTGEYKEEVRVPKKEEEPCQLPDAVFNLQPRIVLRRAVFSKIHKKDCGAWQM, via the exons atgCCTATTTGCGGTGCTGTGGGTTGCTCAAACAGACGTGGGGTGAACAAAGATGTCAGTTTTTATAAAACTCCTAAAATTATCACTAATCAAGGTGATGAAGCACAAATTCTCAGTGAACAGAGACGAAGGTTATGGAAAAAGGTGGTCAATCGTAATGACATCACGACAGAGGAGCAGTGGGATCGGAcacttgtctgctcaagacacttcGTAAATG GAGAGAAAGCTTATCTACATTCCAACACCAGCCCATCGTGGGTGCCAAGTCTTAACCTC GAACCTATGCTCAATCCAGGAGCAGCCCGTTCAATATTCATTGATCGATTTGCTGAGCAGGACAAAGGGACACAACAGCCACAACTGCCGGGAAACGCACCAGTCAGCGATGCCAGTTGTGGATGTCATCGTAGTAGTTCAAGTACAAAGCGACGCAGGGCAAACTGTGCAGCTCAAAGCAAGAGAAGG CTTGTTAAGGAAATGCTTTCCCCTGTCATCCATGTTGTGGGTGATCAGGAAATGTCACCTGATCTAGAACAAGCAGCTGCTCGTTGTACAGAATATCTTGGCCTCCATGAAATAGACAACCCTTCCATTTTTGAGGATGAAGCGAGGCTTGGTGAATCTTCAAGTGCCATGTTGCCTCCAGATTTTCACTGTAAATGCTGCAGGCATGCTATTGCTGTCAAAG ATGCATCAATGCAGACAGATATAGACTTAATAATTGAGGCAGTTCCTAAGGATcacacacattcccaaaaacttgAGGACATCACAGATCCTGTGTCAAAGACCGATGCAGCTCAagat CGCAGAAAGTGTTGTGATCGTCAtgtaaaaatgtgtgcaagaaggACAGGAGAGTACAAGGAAGAAGTTCGAGtaccaaaaaaagaggaggagccTTGTCAACTACCGGACGCTGTGTTCAATCTGCAGCCTCGTATTGTCCTACGCAGAGCAG